A region of Aliivibrio fischeri DNA encodes the following proteins:
- the fadR gene encoding fatty acid metabolism transcriptional regulator FadR — protein sequence MVIKAKSPAAFAEKYIIESIWNGRFPPGSILPAERELSELIGVTRTTLREVLQRLARDGWLTIQHGKPTKVNNYMETSGLHILDTLMTLVDANNATSIVEDLLAARTNISCIFMRQAFKTNKEGSLRTLNRVIESCEQLLAAESWDSFIEASPFGTKIKAEVKEDNEKDPAKREEILIAKTFNYYDYMLFQGVAFKSGNQIYGLIFNGLKKLYARVGSYYFSNSEARELALQFYRDLKLICEEERKDAVMPRMRQYGMEGNLIWNEMKLNLPSNFREDDS from the coding sequence ATGGTTATTAAGGCAAAAAGTCCTGCAGCATTCGCTGAAAAGTACATTATTGAAAGTATTTGGAATGGTCGTTTTCCACCAGGCTCAATTTTACCAGCTGAGCGAGAGCTTTCTGAATTAATCGGTGTAACGAGAACGACATTACGAGAAGTATTACAACGTTTGGCTCGTGATGGTTGGTTGACAATTCAACATGGTAAACCAACAAAAGTGAACAATTATATGGAAACCTCAGGTTTGCATATTTTAGATACACTAATGACATTAGTTGATGCAAATAATGCCACTTCAATTGTTGAAGACTTATTGGCTGCTCGAACTAACATTAGTTGTATTTTCATGAGACAAGCATTCAAGACAAATAAAGAAGGCTCTTTAAGAACACTTAATCGTGTCATTGAATCGTGTGAACAGTTACTTGCTGCAGAAAGTTGGGACAGTTTCATAGAGGCATCCCCATTCGGAACAAAAATTAAAGCTGAAGTGAAAGAAGATAACGAAAAAGATCCTGCCAAACGTGAAGAGATCTTGATTGCTAAAACCTTCAATTATTATGATTATATGCTTTTCCAAGGTGTTGCTTTTAAATCTGGCAATCAAATTTATGGGCTTATCTTTAATGGTTTGAAAAAGCTTTATGCGCGAGTTGGTAGTTACTACTTCTCTAACTCTGAAGCTCGAGAGTTAGCTTTACAATTTTATCGTGACTTAAAGCTTATTTGTGAAGAAGAACGTAAAGATGCTGTAATGCCAAGAATGCGCCAGTACGGTATGGAAGGTAATTTGATTTGGAATGAAATGAAATTAAATTTACCAAGCAACTTTAGAGAAGATGATAGTTAA
- a CDS encoding ACT domain-containing protein yields the protein MKSIFIAAFVGISSPDLIKRLASVTHEEGGKWLVSKIHYLDTHISAVIKIEVPSEHKQAVQDYFLSQDDLMVTFSDVIDTTVQDTHSKLKVDSEDRAGIVNDISNILQNEGIELIDMDSHRIGVPASGTSVFTATLSLKLPAAANINDLAAEIESLSEDMVVTVI from the coding sequence ATGAAAAGTATATTTATTGCTGCTTTTGTTGGAATTTCAAGCCCTGATCTTATCAAACGTCTAGCGTCCGTTACTCATGAAGAAGGCGGCAAATGGCTAGTAAGTAAAATCCACTATCTAGATACACATATTTCTGCCGTAATTAAAATTGAAGTCCCTTCCGAGCATAAACAAGCCGTCCAAGATTATTTTTTATCTCAAGATGATCTAATGGTGACCTTTAGTGATGTTATTGATACCACAGTTCAAGATACACACAGCAAATTAAAAGTCGACTCTGAAGATAGAGCGGGTATCGTTAACGATATTAGCAATATTCTTCAAAATGAAGGTATTGAGCTAATCGATATGGACAGCCATCGTATAGGCGTTCCTGCTAGCGGTACAAGCGTATTTACTGCAACTCTTAGCCTCAAGTTACCTGCAGCCGCAAACATTAATGATCTTGCTGCTGAAATTGAATCCTTAAGCGAAGACATGGTCGTCACTGTTATTTAA
- a CDS encoding H-NS family nucleoid-associated regulatory protein, protein MSDTIKTLLNLRSLRALSREMTLEQLEEALEKLQSVVAERQESEAEERAQLAEKQAKLEEFRQMMIDSGIAPEDLLDTMSATTVKTKQKRAPRPAKYKFQDHAGEEKTWTGQGRTPSALQAQLDAGKKLEEFLI, encoded by the coding sequence ATGTCTGATACAATTAAAACGCTGCTTAACCTACGCAGCCTACGTGCTTTATCTCGCGAAATGACTTTAGAACAATTAGAAGAAGCATTAGAAAAACTTCAATCTGTTGTTGCAGAACGTCAAGAATCTGAAGCAGAAGAGCGCGCTCAACTAGCTGAAAAACAAGCTAAACTTGAAGAGTTCCGTCAAATGATGATCGACAGCGGCATCGCTCCTGAAGATCTATTAGACACTATGTCTGCTACAACAGTAAAAACAAAACAAAAACGCGCACCTCGTCCTGCAAAATATAAATTCCAAGATCACGCTGGTGAAGAGAAAACATGGACAGGCCAAGGCCGTACTCCTTCAGCTCTTCAAGCACAGCTTGATGCTGGTAAAAAACTAGAAGAGTTTTTAATCTAA
- a CDS encoding type II secretion system protein encodes MKKNRGFTLIELIVVIVILGILAVTAAPRFLSLQNDAHKSRAKGVFAEFTSGVNLYHAAWLTQGEPSVSSGVAVEYGDEKIFPSAEGFPLGTTNHQGIITGEGCGELWNALLNQDLTISEYKGDDFITSSTDIEYWYGSPVTGKPQACMYYYTSDITNKNHQGYRLNYFPSTGETIITTYNKGSK; translated from the coding sequence ATGAAAAAAAATCGAGGATTTACACTCATAGAGTTGATCGTTGTTATTGTTATCTTAGGAATTTTAGCCGTTACGGCTGCACCACGATTTTTAAGCTTGCAAAACGATGCTCATAAATCTAGAGCTAAAGGTGTCTTTGCCGAATTCACCTCTGGAGTTAATTTGTACCATGCTGCTTGGTTAACACAAGGTGAACCATCAGTCAGTTCAGGTGTAGCTGTAGAGTACGGAGACGAAAAGATATTTCCATCTGCTGAAGGGTTTCCACTTGGTACAACAAACCATCAAGGCATTATTACTGGTGAAGGTTGTGGTGAGCTTTGGAATGCATTACTAAATCAAGACTTAACTATTTCTGAATATAAAGGTGATGATTTTATTACTTCTAGTACAGATATAGAATATTGGTATGGCTCACCTGTTACAGGTAAACCACAAGCTTGTATGTATTACTATACATCAGATATCACTAATAAAAATCATCAGGGTTATCGACTGAATTATTTCCCATCGACGGGAGAAACGATAATTACTACTTATAACAAAGGAAGTAAGTGA
- the dsbB gene encoding disulfide bond formation protein DsbB, producing MQALNHFSRIRLSWFLLLLCIIFFEASALTFQHIMKLPPCVMCIYERVAMMGIGGAAIIGLLNPNNLIIRWCGFIAWGISAGWGLKLALEHVDFQLNPSPFSTCDLFVTFPSWAPLNKWAPWMFEAYGDCSKIVWQFLTLTMPQWLVIIFAGNLIALAIFVIAQFFNKK from the coding sequence ATGCAAGCCCTTAATCATTTCTCACGCATTCGCCTATCTTGGTTTCTGCTACTACTTTGTATTATTTTTTTCGAAGCCTCCGCACTGACCTTTCAACACATAATGAAACTTCCACCTTGTGTTATGTGTATTTATGAGCGTGTTGCAATGATGGGGATAGGTGGCGCCGCTATTATTGGGTTATTAAACCCAAATAACCTTATTATTCGTTGGTGTGGTTTCATTGCATGGGGGATCAGTGCTGGGTGGGGGCTTAAGCTTGCGCTTGAGCATGTTGATTTCCAATTAAACCCTTCACCATTTTCAACCTGCGATTTATTTGTAACCTTCCCTTCATGGGCACCATTAAATAAATGGGCACCGTGGATGTTTGAAGCTTATGGTGACTGCAGCAAGATCGTATGGCAATTCTTAACGCTAACGATGCCTCAGTGGCTAGTTATTATTTTTGCAGGTAACTTAATTGCTTTGGCTATTTTTGTTATCGCACAATTCTTCAATAAAAAATAA
- the uvrC gene encoding excinuclease ABC subunit UvrC, with the protein MPSFDSKAFLKSVTHQPGVYRMYNAEADVIYVGKAKDLKKRLSSYFRSNVPSEKTKALVSHIHQVDVTVTHSETEALILEHNYIKQYLPKYNVLLRDDKSYPYIFISQHKHPRISIHRGVKRKKGEYFGPYPDSGAVRESLHLIQKLFPIRQCEDSVYANRHRPCLMHQIGRCLAPCVKGIVSDEEYKEQTDFIRLFLQGKDRQVIQTLVEQMESASQSLNFEKAAIIRDQIQAMRRVQEQQYVSDDSGDDLDVLGFAIENGLGCVHLLMIRQGKILGSRSFFPKIPANTDKEEVFLSFLTQYYLNHTQGRTIPNRVVTSFEFNSEDLERALTELSGRKVIFQLNPKGMKGRYLKLADTNALTALTSKSNHKLTMYQRFKQLEEALVLSSIQRMECFDISHTMGEKTVASCVVFNQEGPVKSEYRRYNIAGITGGDDYAAMAQVLERRYSKQLDIDKIPDIIFIDGGKGQLNRAYEVISKHWEDWPKQPLLLGIAKGVTRKHGLETLVKISGEEFSMPSDSPALHLIQHIRDESHNHAIGGHRAQRAKVRKTSTLQNIDGVGPKRRQALLQYLGGLQELKSASVEEIAKVPGISHSLAEKIHDALKHG; encoded by the coding sequence GTGCCTTCCTTTGATTCAAAAGCGTTCCTAAAATCTGTAACACATCAGCCTGGCGTTTATCGAATGTATAACGCCGAGGCTGACGTTATTTATGTAGGTAAAGCAAAAGACTTAAAAAAACGTTTATCCAGTTATTTTCGTAGTAATGTACCTTCGGAAAAAACTAAGGCATTAGTTAGCCATATTCATCAAGTTGACGTTACTGTCACTCACTCTGAAACAGAAGCTCTCATCCTTGAACACAATTATATTAAGCAATACTTACCTAAATATAATGTGCTTCTTCGAGATGATAAATCGTATCCTTATATTTTCATTTCACAACATAAGCATCCAAGGATCTCTATCCACCGTGGTGTGAAACGTAAAAAAGGTGAGTACTTTGGCCCTTATCCTGATTCTGGAGCCGTTAGAGAAAGTCTTCACCTCATCCAAAAGTTATTCCCTATTCGCCAATGCGAAGATTCGGTATATGCAAATCGTCATAGACCATGCTTAATGCACCAAATTGGACGCTGCTTAGCCCCTTGTGTTAAAGGGATTGTTAGTGATGAAGAATATAAAGAACAGACTGATTTTATTCGCTTGTTTTTGCAAGGTAAGGATAGGCAAGTTATTCAAACACTGGTCGAACAAATGGAGTCAGCCAGTCAATCCTTGAATTTTGAAAAAGCAGCGATCATTCGAGATCAAATTCAAGCCATGAGACGAGTGCAGGAGCAACAATATGTCTCTGATGACAGTGGTGATGATCTTGATGTTTTAGGGTTTGCAATTGAAAATGGCTTGGGGTGTGTTCACTTATTGATGATTCGCCAAGGGAAGATTTTAGGTAGTCGCAGTTTTTTCCCGAAGATACCAGCTAACACAGACAAAGAAGAAGTCTTTTTAAGCTTTCTGACTCAATACTACTTAAATCATACACAGGGTAGAACGATTCCTAATCGAGTGGTCACTAGTTTTGAATTTAATAGTGAAGATTTAGAAAGAGCACTCACTGAGTTATCTGGGCGAAAAGTTATTTTTCAATTAAATCCTAAAGGGATGAAAGGGCGTTATTTAAAATTAGCAGATACCAATGCATTAACAGCTTTAACCAGTAAATCAAATCATAAACTCACAATGTATCAGCGCTTTAAACAATTAGAAGAAGCGTTAGTATTATCTTCTATTCAGCGTATGGAATGTTTCGATATTAGTCATACCATGGGAGAGAAAACAGTTGCATCGTGTGTTGTTTTTAATCAGGAAGGACCAGTAAAATCAGAGTATCGACGTTATAATATAGCAGGTATTACTGGTGGTGATGATTATGCTGCTATGGCGCAAGTTCTTGAACGACGCTACAGTAAACAATTAGATATTGATAAAATCCCTGATATTATTTTTATTGATGGTGGTAAAGGGCAATTGAATCGAGCTTATGAGGTTATCAGTAAGCATTGGGAAGATTGGCCTAAGCAGCCATTATTACTAGGTATCGCAAAAGGTGTTACTCGTAAACATGGGTTAGAAACACTAGTGAAAATTAGTGGAGAAGAGTTTTCAATGCCAAGTGATTCTCCTGCTTTGCATTTGATACAGCATATTCGTGATGAGAGTCACAACCATGCTATTGGTGGACACCGAGCACAGCGTGCTAAAGTAAGAAAAACGAGTACCCTTCAAAATATTGATGGGGTTGGTCCAAAACGAAGACAAGCATTGTTGCAATATTTAGGTGGCCTACAAGAATTAAAAAGTGCAAGTGTCGAAGAAATAGCCAAAGTGCCAGGCATTAGCCATTCTTTGGCAGAAAAAATACATGATGCGTTGAAACACGGATAA
- a CDS encoding nucleotidyltransferase domain-containing protein, translated as MSRFTLPIIDKHSPFQNEFEPVIHDLITHVRSAAPKSVHSIYLYGSVARREAIVGRSNLDVTLITSAPLTNKEQTLINTIKIRFQSKYPQITGVTFNIGEAADALQLESIFSWGFWLRHCCVCIYGDDLSERFGDFEPSWEIAKNMNMDIEEWLGVYIKKIATSQDMAVQVEQQKTIAKKLLRSCYSLVMHRDKGWYDHPVLCARKFLEYYPEKQTEIERVVLLLKGRKVPKRSVLALLNEFGDWVVAEFNKIERKIG; from the coding sequence TTGTCTCGTTTTACTTTACCAATTATTGATAAACACTCTCCATTTCAAAATGAGTTTGAACCGGTAATTCATGATTTAATTACTCATGTTCGCTCTGCTGCACCGAAATCCGTTCATAGTATTTATTTATATGGCAGCGTTGCTAGACGTGAAGCTATTGTTGGTCGCTCTAACCTTGACGTTACCCTTATTACATCTGCACCATTGACCAATAAAGAACAAACGCTAATTAATACCATTAAAATTCGTTTCCAATCTAAATACCCTCAAATTACCGGTGTTACATTTAACATTGGTGAGGCGGCGGATGCGTTGCAATTAGAGTCGATTTTTAGCTGGGGTTTTTGGTTGAGACATTGTTGTGTTTGTATCTATGGTGATGATCTATCAGAACGTTTTGGTGATTTTGAGCCTAGCTGGGAAATAGCGAAAAATATGAACATGGATATTGAAGAATGGTTAGGTGTTTATATTAAAAAAATAGCTACTAGCCAAGATATGGCCGTTCAGGTGGAGCAACAAAAAACTATCGCTAAAAAGTTATTAAGAAGCTGCTACTCTTTAGTTATGCATCGAGATAAAGGTTGGTACGATCATCCTGTACTTTGTGCTCGAAAATTTTTGGAATATTACCCAGAAAAACAGACTGAAATAGAACGCGTGGTTTTATTATTAAAAGGGCGTAAAGTTCCAAAACGTTCTGTTCTTGCTTTACTTAATGAATTTGGAGATTGGGTTGTGGCTGAATTTAATAAAATTGAACGAAAAATAGGTTAA
- the pgsA gene encoding CDP-diacylglycerol--glycerol-3-phosphate 3-phosphatidyltransferase, with protein sequence MRLTIPNILTFIRLALIPVFVVVFYLPYEWSAVAAAMVFWVAGFTDWLDGLLARKLGQTSRFGAFLDPVADKVMVAAALILITEHYHTIWITIPAITMIAREIIISALREWMAEIGKRASVAVSWVGKVKTVSQMFALWVLIWRYDDWMIWLGYAALYIATILTYWSMVQYLAAAKDDLLNADE encoded by the coding sequence ATGCGATTAACAATACCAAATATACTCACGTTTATCCGACTAGCACTGATCCCTGTGTTTGTTGTTGTGTTCTACTTGCCTTATGAATGGTCAGCTGTAGCTGCTGCAATGGTATTCTGGGTTGCAGGTTTTACTGATTGGTTAGATGGACTTTTAGCTCGTAAACTGGGGCAAACTTCTCGCTTTGGTGCTTTTTTAGACCCAGTTGCTGATAAAGTCATGGTGGCTGCTGCTTTAATTTTAATTACTGAGCATTATCATACAATTTGGATCACCATCCCTGCGATTACAATGATTGCACGTGAAATTATTATTTCTGCATTACGAGAGTGGATGGCTGAAATAGGAAAACGAGCAAGTGTTGCCGTATCTTGGGTTGGTAAAGTAAAAACTGTATCTCAAATGTTTGCGCTTTGGGTTCTTATCTGGCGTTACGATGATTGGATGATCTGGTTAGGTTATGCCGCTCTATATATTGCAACTATTTTGACATATTGGTCGATGGTGCAGTACTTAGCTGCAGCAAAAGATGATCTACTTAATGCAGATGAATAG
- the nhaB gene encoding Na(+)/H(+) antiporter NhaB, with protein sequence MSISLGNAFIKNFLGKAPDWYKIAILSFLVINPLVFFFVDPFTAGWLLVVEFIFTLAMALKCYPLQPGGLLAIEAIAIGMTSPEQVKHELVANIEVLLLLVFMVAGIYFMKQLLLFIFTKILIGIKSKTALSVAFCFTAAFLSAFLDALTVIAVVISVAVGFYAIYHRVASGQGGSQTHDHTCDSDVDELTREDLEDYRAFLRSLLMHAGVGTALGGVMTMVGEPQNLIIADQAGWLFGEFIIRMLPITAPVFICGILTCIAVEKLGICGYGAKLPENVRKILEDYEAEERKNRTNIDNAKLIIQGLIAVWLIVGLALHLAAVGLIGLSVIILATAFTGVIEEHSMGKAFEEALPFTALLAVFFAVVAVIIDQELFKPIIDAVLAVEDKGAQLALFYVANGLLSMVSDNVFVGTVYINEVKAALMDGVITRDQFDLLAVAINTGTNLPSVATPNGQAAFLFLLTSALAPLIQLSYGRMVWMALPYTIVLALVGMFGIIFFLEPMTAMFYDLGWIAPGTIESATSAISSGH encoded by the coding sequence ATGTCTATTTCGCTAGGGAATGCATTTATCAAAAACTTTCTTGGTAAAGCCCCCGATTGGTACAAAATCGCAATACTTTCATTTCTTGTAATCAACCCACTTGTCTTCTTCTTTGTAGATCCGTTTACTGCAGGTTGGTTGCTGGTTGTTGAATTCATTTTTACTCTTGCAATGGCGCTAAAATGTTACCCATTACAGCCTGGTGGTTTATTAGCTATAGAAGCAATAGCCATTGGTATGACAAGCCCTGAGCAAGTAAAACATGAACTAGTAGCCAATATCGAAGTACTTTTACTACTCGTATTCATGGTTGCTGGAATCTACTTCATGAAGCAATTGCTTCTATTTATCTTTACTAAAATACTCATTGGTATTAAGTCTAAAACTGCTTTATCAGTGGCATTCTGTTTTACCGCTGCATTTTTATCAGCTTTCCTTGATGCCTTAACTGTAATTGCTGTTGTAATTAGTGTTGCTGTTGGTTTCTATGCAATTTATCACCGTGTTGCATCTGGCCAAGGTGGTTCACAAACTCATGATCATACTTGTGATAGCGATGTTGATGAATTAACACGTGAAGATTTAGAAGACTACCGTGCTTTTTTACGTAGCTTATTAATGCATGCAGGTGTTGGTACCGCTCTTGGTGGTGTAATGACAATGGTGGGAGAACCACAAAACTTGATCATTGCGGACCAAGCTGGTTGGTTATTTGGTGAATTCATTATCCGTATGCTTCCAATTACAGCGCCAGTATTTATCTGTGGTATTTTAACTTGTATCGCTGTTGAAAAATTAGGTATTTGTGGCTACGGTGCAAAATTGCCTGAAAACGTACGTAAAATCCTAGAAGACTACGAAGCAGAAGAACGTAAAAACCGTACTAATATCGATAACGCTAAATTAATCATTCAAGGTTTAATTGCGGTATGGCTAATTGTTGGTTTAGCACTTCATCTTGCTGCCGTTGGTCTAATTGGTTTATCAGTGATTATCCTTGCAACTGCATTTACAGGTGTGATTGAAGAACACTCTATGGGTAAAGCGTTTGAAGAGGCTCTGCCATTCACCGCCCTATTAGCCGTATTCTTTGCCGTTGTAGCTGTAATCATTGACCAAGAGCTATTTAAACCAATCATTGACGCTGTACTTGCAGTAGAAGATAAAGGTGCACAATTAGCACTGTTCTATGTAGCAAATGGCTTACTTTCTATGGTATCTGATAACGTGTTCGTTGGTACAGTTTACATTAATGAAGTAAAAGCAGCATTAATGGATGGTGTTATTACACGTGATCAATTTGATCTACTAGCTGTAGCTATCAATACAGGTACAAATTTACCATCTGTTGCTACACCAAACGGTCAAGCAGCTTTCCTATTCTTATTAACGTCTGCTCTTGCTCCGTTAATTCAATTATCATACGGCCGTATGGTATGGATGGCTCTTCCTTATACAATTGTGTTAGCACTAGTTGGTATGTTTGGTATCATTTTCTTCCTTGAACCTATGACTGCAATGTTCTACGATCTTGGTTGGATTGCACCTGGAACAATAGAAAGTGCAACTTCTGCGATTTCTAGTGGTCATTAA
- the uvrY gene encoding UvrY/SirA/GacA family response regulator transcription factor, which translates to MIKVFLVDDHELVRTGIRRILEDVRGIKVVGEADSGEDAVKWCRTEQADIVLMDMNMPGIGGLEATKKILRFNPDVKVIVLTIHTENPFPTKVMQAGAAGYLTKGAGPDEMVNAIRMVQSGQRYLSPEIAQQMALSQFTPDAENPFKELSERELQIMMMITKGEKVTDISEQLNLSPKTVNSYRYRLFSKLNISGDVELTHLAIRHGILDAETL; encoded by the coding sequence GTGATTAAAGTATTCCTTGTAGATGATCATGAGCTGGTTCGCACAGGGATTAGACGTATTCTTGAAGACGTCCGTGGAATTAAAGTAGTAGGGGAAGCTGACAGCGGTGAAGATGCCGTTAAATGGTGTCGAACAGAGCAGGCAGATATTGTTCTTATGGATATGAACATGCCTGGCATTGGTGGCTTAGAAGCAACCAAAAAGATTTTAAGATTTAACCCAGATGTGAAAGTTATAGTTTTGACTATTCATACTGAAAACCCATTTCCGACTAAAGTTATGCAAGCCGGTGCTGCTGGTTATTTAACTAAGGGTGCAGGTCCTGACGAAATGGTTAATGCGATTCGTATGGTACAAAGTGGTCAACGCTACTTATCACCAGAAATTGCACAACAGATGGCGCTAAGTCAATTTACGCCAGATGCTGAGAATCCATTTAAAGAGCTTTCTGAGCGAGAACTACAAATAATGATGATGATCACTAAAGGCGAAAAAGTGACGGATATTTCCGAACAACTGAATTTAAGCCCTAAAACAGTGAACAGCTATCGTTACCGTTTATTCAGTAAGTTAAATATAAGTGGAGATGTTGAATTAACTCATCTAGCTATTCGTCATGGTATTTTAGATGCTGAGACGCTGTAG
- a CDS encoding SEC-C metal-binding domain-containing protein, producing MKYQLISLSDADLTCTNVFLEGAVLAANMATKPLEPEVWLNGLVGTDVTLNIKNAVIHQIEQQYTLLKRNEYEIANLIDTENVDLLADFAEGFMSVWPLIEDMWAEVSIGDGTSRMLSALLTTLMLALDEEQTQAQMKEAGIETPPTLKSMLPQLDMMILEVAMAADELQIGYKGQKVNPYKDIGRNDACPCNSGKKFKQCCGK from the coding sequence ATGAAGTACCAATTAATTTCTCTAAGTGATGCAGATTTAACCTGCACAAATGTATTTCTTGAAGGTGCTGTGCTAGCCGCAAATATGGCAACAAAACCTTTAGAGCCAGAAGTGTGGTTGAATGGTCTTGTTGGTACTGATGTAACTTTGAATATTAAAAATGCAGTTATTCATCAAATTGAACAGCAATACACATTACTTAAACGTAATGAATATGAAATTGCCAATTTGATCGATACTGAGAACGTTGACTTATTGGCTGATTTCGCTGAAGGTTTTATGAGTGTTTGGCCTTTAATTGAAGATATGTGGGCTGAAGTAAGCATTGGTGATGGCACTTCTCGTATGTTATCAGCATTACTAACAACGTTAATGCTTGCACTTGATGAAGAGCAAACACAGGCTCAAATGAAAGAAGCGGGGATTGAGACTCCTCCAACTCTAAAAAGCATGCTTCCACAATTAGATATGATGATTCTTGAAGTCGCAATGGCTGCTGATGAGTTGCAGATTGGTTATAAAGGCCAGAAAGTAAATCCATATAAAGATATTGGCCGTAATGATGCTTGTCCGTGCAATAGCGGTAAGAAATTTAAACAATGCTGTGGTAAATAA
- the dusC gene encoding tRNA dihydrouridine(16) synthase DusC, which produces MQVILGPMEGVLDHLMRELLTEINDYDFCVTEFVRVVDQLLPPHVFHRICPELLNDSKTKSGTPIRLQLLGQEPNWMAENAARAIELGSDGIDLNFGCPAKAVNKSRGGAALLKEPELIYQVVKACRDAVSKDKKVTAKIRLGWENPEECFVIADAIKQAGANELTIHARTKVDGYKAEEIKWDYINQVRQQIDIPIIANGEIWNYDDGQRCIAATGIDSLMVCRGAFNVPNLGNVVKHNHSKMPWPEVIALLIHYSKLQMAGDKGQYYSNRVKQWLVYLRQEYTEAKDIFMDIRSHKKSEPIVARLNQELEK; this is translated from the coding sequence ATGCAAGTAATACTAGGCCCTATGGAGGGCGTGCTCGATCATTTAATGCGCGAGTTACTAACTGAAATTAATGATTACGATTTCTGTGTTACAGAGTTTGTTCGCGTTGTCGATCAACTGCTTCCCCCTCATGTATTCCATCGTATTTGTCCTGAGCTGCTAAATGACAGCAAAACCAAATCAGGTACCCCTATTCGTCTTCAGCTATTAGGCCAAGAGCCTAACTGGATGGCAGAAAATGCTGCGAGAGCAATTGAACTTGGCTCTGACGGCATTGATCTGAATTTTGGCTGCCCAGCTAAAGCGGTAAACAAAAGTCGTGGCGGAGCTGCGCTTTTAAAAGAGCCAGAGCTCATCTACCAAGTAGTTAAAGCTTGTCGAGATGCCGTAAGTAAAGATAAGAAAGTTACAGCTAAAATTCGTTTAGGTTGGGAAAATCCTGAAGAATGTTTTGTTATTGCCGACGCTATCAAACAAGCTGGAGCGAATGAACTAACCATTCACGCAAGAACCAAAGTAGATGGGTATAAAGCAGAAGAAATTAAATGGGATTACATTAACCAAGTTCGCCAACAGATTGATATTCCAATTATCGCAAATGGTGAAATCTGGAACTATGATGACGGCCAACGCTGTATTGCAGCAACAGGAATCGATTCATTAATGGTATGCCGTGGGGCTTTTAATGTACCCAACTTAGGTAACGTAGTTAAGCACAACCATTCAAAAATGCCTTGGCCTGAAGTCATTGCTTTGCTTATTCATTATTCGAAGCTTCAAATGGCTGGAGATAAAGGACAATATTACTCAAATCGAGTAAAGCAATGGCTCGTTTATCTTCGTCAAGAATATACCGAAGCAAAAGATATTTTTATGGATATTCGAAGTCATAAAAAATCAGAGCCTATCGTTGCCCGTCTAAATCAAGAGCTAGAAAAGTAA